The DNA sequence GAACGAGACGATCCGGCCGATCGTGTCGAACTCGGTGAAGGTGCGGTAGAGCGTCATGCCGAGGCCGAGCCCGAGGAGGCCGAGCCCCGCGTACCGCAGCGCCGGGGACTTCGCGAGAAAGCCGGCGCCGGTGGCGATCAACCCCTCGATCGCCCAGCCGACGATCAGTCCGAACCCCGCCCACGTGCGCCAGGCGTAGAGGCCGGCGAGGGCAACGGCGAGGAGCCAGAGGAGGTCCTGCCCTCGGGCCTCGAGCCGGGCCTCGAGGGCCAGGGCGCGCCGCTCGGGCGGGCGCGTCCGGCCGGCCGCCTCGAGTCGACGGCGCACGAGGTAGCCGGAGACGGCGTACGCGGCCACGCCGACGGCGGCGACGGCGAGCGGCCCGTCGACGCCCATCAGCCGGGTCGCGTGCCGAAAATCGAATCCGACCGCACGCACGATCACGACCGCCCCGAGAGCGTACGCCTGCACGCGGAGATCGGCGTCGCGAAGCAGGTACCCGATGGCGAAGAGCACCGCCATCGCGAGGGACCACCTGAGGGCCGCGTTCTCGAGGCCGAACTCGAACCGGACGAAGAGCCCGAGCATCAAGGCCGCGGCGTAGGACAGGACGCGCCCGAAATCCTCGTCCAGGGGGGCCGCGGCGCGAGTCGCCGGGTTCGAGCCGAGCGCCCTGAGACGCCACCAGACGTAGTACGTCGCGGCAATGCAGGGGGCCACCGTGAGCGCCCGCACGGACCATCCCGACACGACGTCCGTCGCGGTCAGGTTCGAGACCGCGAGCGACGCGAGGGACGCGGCGATCGCCGCGTAGCCGGGCAACTTGAGGTGCGGCTCCTCGAGAAGGACACCCACCTCGATGAGGAGCAGCGCCAGGACCATCCAGGCCGGACCGACGACCGCGGGACGAGCCGTGAGCCAGACCAGGAGCGCGACGAGGAAGGCGCCGGCCCACGCGAGGAGCGGCCGGAGGCGCTCCTCGTCCTCGATCAGGAGCGCGCGACCGCGGGAGCGCCGGAAGAAGAGGGTGTAGAGGCCGGCGGCGACGACGATCAGCGCCGGGACGCGAGCCTCGACGGAGCCGGCCATGACCTTCGAGGGGGCGGAGAGCGCCAGCGCCAGCACGGCGGCGAAGAGCGCCGCAATGTACGACTGGACCCTCAGGTCGGCGAGGTCGCGGATCGCCGACACCTCGAAGATCAAGAGCATCAGCACGGCGCAGGCCGGCGCCACCCAGACGCTCGGGAGCTGGACCCAGAGGGCGAGGAAGATCAGCGCGAAGGCGCCGAAGGAAAACGCGGTCGAGATCCGCGCGTCGATCCCCCCCTCGGTGCCTTCGCCGAGCGCGGCCCTCAGCCTGCCGAGCGTGAAGTAGAAGCAGAGGCAGGCCGCCGCCGTCGTCATGAGATGCGTCAGGTCGAAGCCGCCCTCCGGGACGAGCGCGCGCGTCGCGACCTCAGGGACGACGATCGCGGCCATCGGAACGAGGAAGAGCAAGCACCCGAGCCACCGGTGAAACGTGTCCTCGAGGGCGTAGCCGATCAGGAACACGATCTCAGCCTCGGCGAGCCAGACCCACGTGGCCGGCGTGAGATCGAGCCCCACGCCCGCCGCGACGGCGACGAGCGCCGAGGCCGCGGCCGAGTGCACGGGGTGGACGGTGGCGCGCCCGAGCCGCCGCAGCACGGCGGTGGAGACGGCGAACGCCGCGCCGAACGCCGCGAGCGGCTGCCATCCGCTCCCCGGCGCGAACCTGGACCAGGCCATGAACGACAACGACGCGGCGAACAGCGCGTTGAGGAAGGAGAGCAGGGCCGCGCACCGCCTCGCGTACGCCTCGCGCGGCTCCGGCGCGAAATCGGAGACGAGGAAGACGATCCAGTTCACCGCGACGGCGCCGAGTCCGACCCGCAGCGTCTCGGCCGTCATCGCTTCCTGGCGGAGGTACCACAGGAGGAGGCTCCCGTACGTGGCGGCCAGCCCCCCGAAGGCGGCGACGTACCAGCGCCGCCTCAGGAGGTGCAGGACCGTCCCGAACCCGAGAACCGACGCGGCGGCCACCGTGTAGGCGCTGATGCTGTGCAGGACGATCGCGGCGTAGGCGAGGGCGTAGGCGATCGCCGTGAGGCCCTGGTTGTCGTAGCGCAGCGAGTGGAGGATCATCCCGGCGCCCACGGCGAGCAGCAGGGCGAAGCCGGCGGTGGCGCTCTCCACGATCCGGGTGGCCTGAAGCTCGTGGACCGCGTAGGCCGTGGCGTACAGCGCGGCCCAGCCGCCCCCGATGAGCCCTCTCCCGTAGAAAACGTACCGCTCGCGCCGCTCGAGGAAGATCCCCGCGGCGAGGAGCGTGAGCGACACGCCCGTGGCGAGCGCCGCCTTCCCCGACGGCCCCATCACCGTCATCGAGTAGCCGAGGGCGAACGCGACCGCGATCACGACGAGCGCGACGCCGATCCGGTTCGACCACGAACCGCCGATGACGGCTTCCCAGCTCTCGGCGGTCCTCGGCGCCGGCGCCGCCCTCTTCGCCTGGGCCACGGGCCGGGCGGGTGCCTCGACCGGGATCGCCCGCGGTCTCGCGTGGATGGCCTCTGGCACTGCGGCGGAGCGGGCCACCGCAACCGGCGCGGGGGCGGGAGGGACGGGGCGAGGCGCGGCGGCCGGCGCGATTGCCGGAGGCGGAGCGGCGGCGGTAACCGACTCCAGCGACTGGACTCGATGGCGGAGCTTGTCGAGGTCTCCTCTGAGGGTCGCCGCGGAGAATCGGGCGTCCTCTAAGAGCCGGCGCGTCTCTTTCGAGCGACGCATGGCGATCGCGGCGATGACGATCGCGGCGGGACCCACGAAAAGCACGACGATCCCGACAAGGATCCCGAACAGGATGCCAAGGGCCTCCATGGGAACCTCCGGTATTCGGCGCGGGCGAGACCTTCTTGCGGACGGTATCACCCTCGCGTCGTCCCGAACAAGCATTCCGCGCGCGCACCGTCATCGATCCGGCGACGTGCGCGTACAATACGCTGCCCGGCCCGGATCGATGCCGAGCGCTGCCGGCGAAAGGGGGGGAGCCGTGTCGCTGCGCCGCTGGTCGCCGCTGGGAAAGCGGCTCCTCTTCGCGGCCGCGCTCGCCGCCGCCGCCTACGCGAGGGAGGGGAGCGGCGACGCGGTCAACCAGGCCATCGTCTGGCTCCCTTCGGGGGTGGCCATCGCCGGCCTGTGGCTGCTCGGGCTCGGGGAATGGTGGGTGGTCGCGCTGTACACCGTCGTCCAGCGCCTGCTGCTCGGGTACGACCTCGGCGTGACGCTGCCGGCGGCGGTCGGGAGCACCGCGGAGGCGGTGCTCGGCGTGGTCGTCCTCAGGCGGCTCGGGTTCGAGACGGCCTTCGCGCGGCTCCGGGATTTCCTGATCCTCCTCGTAGCGGCGGCTACCGCGCCGGTCGCGAGCATCCTCGCCTCCTGGATCGGCCGGGCGCTCTTCTGGAGTGGCGCGGCCATGCCGTTCTACTCCGGCTGGGGCGGCTGGTGGCGCATGAACGCCCTGGGCGTGCTCGTGGTCGTTCCGGCGGCCCTGACGTGGCTCGCCACCCCGGCGAGGCCGCTCCGTGCACGGCGCGCCGTCCAGGCGGCGCTGGTGGCGCTGGGCATCGTCGCGGCGATCCTCGGGCTGATCCGTCTGGCGCCCGTCAGCGCGACCGGCGTCATGCTGCTGACCGTCGTCCTCCCGCTGTCGCTGTACGCGGGGGTCCGCTTCGGACCCCGGGGAGCGGCGAGCTCGGGAGCCTTGGCGGCGATCGTGGTCGCGATCACGACCAGCCACGGCCTGGGTCCCTACCTCTCGATCTCCCCATCCGAGCGCCATGCGGCGATCCAGGTCTTCGAGCTGATGCTGGTCGCGGTGCCGCTGGTCTTCGGGGCGCTGATCGCCGAGCGGGAAGCCGCCCTCGTCACCGGGGAGCACGCCGAGGAGCTCCGGCGCTCGATCCAGCAGGCCTTGCCGGACGTCACCTACCGAATCCGAAGGGACGGGCTGTGCGTCGACCTGTTTCTCCCGGCTGAGACGGAGGAGCCCATTCCGCGCTCGCGGATCGTCGGCCGAAACGTGCGCGACTTCCTGCAGCCCGATGCCGCCGAGCTCGTCGATCGAACGATCGCCCGCGTGCTGGCGGAGCGGGCGCCGGTCACGGTCGAATACCCCCTCCTCGTCGAAGGCAGGCGGCGCATTCGCGAGGCCCGCTGCGTCCCGTACGGCGACGACGAGATCCTCGCGGTGGTGCGGGACATCACCGACCGCAAGGCGCTCGAGGAGCAGTTCCGGCAATCCCAGAAGATGGAGGCGGTGGGCAAGCTCGCCGGCGGCGTGGCCCACGACTTCAACAACCTCTTGATGGTGATCTTCGGCTACGCGGATGCGATCGCCCACGCCGTTCCGGCGGAGGGGCCCATCCCCTCCCACGTCCGGGCGATCCGGAGGGCCGCCGAACGCGGCGCGGGGCTCACGCGCCAGCTCCTCGCCTACAGCCGGCAGCAGCTGCTCTGCCCGAAGGACCTGGACCTGACCGCCGTGGTGGAGCAGCTCGGCGACATGCTGCGGCGCCTCATCGGCGAGGACGTCCGCCTCGTCACGTGCTACGAATCGGGAGATCTCTGGGTCCGCGTCGATCGCAGCCAGATGGAGCAGGTGATCCTCAACCTCGTGGTCAACGCGCGCGACGCGATGCCCGCGGGCGGGGAGCTCCGCATCGCGACCTCCGCCGTGGACCTCGATGCGTCGTCGGCGAGCGCCCACGACGGCCTGCATGAGGGAGCCTACGCCGCGCTGTCCGTGCAGGACAACGGCACGGGGATGACGCGGGACGTGCAGGCGCGGGCGTTCGATCCGTTCTTCACCACGAAGGACCAGGGGAAGGGGACCGGCCTGGGGCTCTCGATGGTTTACGGCATCGTGAAGCAGAGCGGCGGCGCGGTCTGGCTCGACAGCACGCCGGATTCCGGGACGGTCGTGTGGATCTACCTCCCGCGCGTGGCGGCCCCCGTCGAGACGGCGCGGACCGCGGAGAGCCGCTCGATCGAGCCGGTCGACGCCACCGTGCTCGTCGTCGAAGACGAGCCGGTCGTTCGCGAGCTGGCCCGGCAGGTCCTCACGAACGCGGGCTACCGGGTGTTGCAAGCGACCGACGGCGAGCAGGCGATCGAGGTCAGCCGGCGCCACGCCGGGACCATCGATCTCCTCGTCACCGACGTCGTCATGCCTCGCCTCGGCGGGCGCGAGCTCGTGAGGCGTCTCCTCGCGGAGCGGCCTGACGTACGCGTGATCTTCATGTCGGGGTACCCGGACGACGCGCAGGGCCTCGGGGAGCTCGCCGGACCGGTCGGCGACTTCCTCCAGAAGCCCTTCGCGCCGAGCCGGCTCGTCGAGGCCGCGCGCGCGCTATTGGCTTTGCGGGCGGTCGGCGACGGATCCACCGTAGCGTGAGTGCGAGCAGGAGACCGGCCGGCCGCCCTTCGACGGCCGGAACGCCGTGGATCGGGTGCTCTCCCGAATGGACCTTCCCGGCGGCGCGCCGAGTCCGTCATCGCGGGGGCTTCCCGCGTCGGGTCTCCGTCAGCCGTTTCGGCGGCGAGGCGCCCGCCGAGAGCACGAAGCCGATCCCGTCCTCGACGGAGACGTCGGTGGGGATCACCTCGTCGTCCCGGAGCACCAGGATGTTCCCGATGTAGAGGTGGTTCGTCGGGACGAAGACGACGCGGTAGGTCTCCTCGGTCCCGTCCGCCCGCAGGAGCGCGAACGACCCGGTGAGGAACCCGGGTGCCAGGACCCCCGCCACCCGGGCGAAGACGAACTTCTCGAACGCCTGGCGGGAGCCGGGGCTCCCGAAGCCCGCAAGCACCTTCCGGATCGTCGCGTAGACCGTGCCGACGATCGGGACGCTCTCGAGGACCTCCACGAGGCCGTCGAGCAGCCTCCTTAGCGGTCCCGCCGAGAAGAGGAGCCCCGTGACGAGGACCACCGCCACGGTGAGGGCGAAGCCGATCCCGCGAAGCTCGTGACCCGCGAGGGTCTGGGCGAGCGGCCGCGCGAGCCCGTCCACGTAGGTGAAGAGCCACCAGAGGGCCTTCGCCGTGATGACGATCGGGATGAGGATGATGAGCCCGGCGATGAACTTGTTCCGGAGGCTCACGAGAAGCATCTGCTTGAGGTTCATTGCGGCATTCTAGTATGGAGGGAGCGCGCAGCTCGGGGTGGCGGTGGGAGGGGGAGATATCGGTGAGCTGAGATGGGCGGGCTCAGCGAAAGAGAACGCCATCGCGCTATCCTCCATGTTTGAAATAGGTTAGTCTTGGGAACCGAGACGTCTGGGGGGCTGCGGAAGCTACTGCTTCGGCTGGAGTTTCTGACCAAGGCTCACGAGCAGGCAACCAAGGGTCAGACGCCCGGAGTTGACGGCGGGCGCTACTTCGCTGGTGAGGTCTTCCTTGGTCTTGGACTGGCTGGTCTTGAAGATGTCAGACCATGTGGGAACCGACGACGGAGTCGAGGTGCCCTGGGACATACGGACCTCCTTGCCCCTCTGGGGCGATGAAGTGAAGGGCCATTTCGGAACCGGTTGGGCTCGAGACGGCAATCGAAACCGGGAATTGGTTTCGACCAGGGGTCCATACGTTCTTGGCGATCTCGGGCCGCGCACGCGAGGCGGCGTACCGGCCGCCAGGGGTTCTCGCTCTCGTCAAGCTTCGATGCGAGTTCACCGCTCGGGAGTTGTAGACGAATGGCCCTGAAGAAGTCCGAGCTCTACTCCTCCCTCTGGGCCAGCTGCGACGAACTGCGCGGCGGCATGGATGCCAGCCAGTACAAGGACTACGTCCTCGTCCTGCTCTTCATCAAGTACGTCAGCGACAAGTACGCCGGTCAGCCTTACGCGCCAATCACGATTCCGCCCGGCGCCAGCTTCAAGGACATGGTCGCGCTCAAGGGCAAGAGCGACATCGGCGACCAAATCAATAAGAAAATCATCGCCCCGCTGGCCAACGCCAACAAGCTCTCGGATTTCCCGGACTTCAACGACGCCGCCAAGCTCGGCAGCGGCAAGGAGATGGTGGACCGGCTCACCAACCTCATCGCCATCTTCGAGAACCCGGCCCTCGATTTCTCCAAGAACCGAGCCGAGGGCGACGACATCCTGGGCGACGCCTACGAGTACTTGATGCGGCACTTCGCCACCGAGAGTGGCAAAAGCAAAGGCCAGTTCTACACCCCGGCCGAGGTCAGCCGCATCATGGCGCAGATTCTCGGCATCCGTACCGCGAAGACCAGCGCCGCCACTACCGTCTACGACCCCACTTGCGGCTCGGGCTCGTTGCTCCTGAAGGTTGGCGACGCGGCCGGCACCGCCGTCACGCTCTACGGACAGGAAAAGGACGCCGCCACCAGCGGCCTCGCGCGGATGAACATGATCCTGCACAACAACCCGACCGCACTCGTCGTGCAGGGCAACACGCTGGCTGATCCCAAGTTCAAGGACGGCGACACCCTGAAGACCTTCGACTACGTCGTCGCCAATCCGCCCTTCTCTGACAAGCGCTGGAGCACCGGCCTTAATCCGCTGGACGACCCCTTCGAACGCTTCAAGCCCTTCGGCACGCCGCCCGCCAGGCAGGGCGACTACGCCTACCTGCTGCACATCGTCCGCTCCCTAAAGAGCACCGGTAGGGGTGCGTGCATCCTGCCGCACGGCGTGCTGTTCAGGGGCAACGCCGAGGCGGACATCCGCCGCTCCCTGGTGCGCAAGGGCTACATCAAGGGCATCATCGGCCTGCCCGCCAACCTCTTCTACGGCACCGGCATCCCCGCCTGCATTGTGGTCCTCGACAAGAAGGACTCCCACGCTCGTAAGGGCATCTTCATGATTGACGCCAGCGGCGGTTTCATGAAGGACGGCCCCAAGAACCGCCTACGCGCCCAGGACATCCACAAGATTGTGGATGTCTTCAACAAGCGGCTGGAACTCCCAAAGTACTCTCGTGTGGTCTCCGTCGAGGAAATTGAGAAGAACGACTTCAACCTCAACCTGCCGCGCTACATCGACAGTCAGACACCCGAGGACTTTCAGGACATCACGGGCCACCTGCAGGGCGGCCTCCCCGTCGTAGATGTCGATGCCTTGGAGCGCTACTGGACCGTTTGCCCGAATCTCCGGCGGTCCTTGTTCAAAGAGACCCGGCCTGGCTACCTCGACCTTGGCGTGGAGAAGTCGGCCATCAAGTCCGCCATCTACGAGCACCCCGAGTTCACGACCTTCATCGGCGGCATGAACGCCCACTTCGCCGTATGGCGCCAGGCGAGCGCCCCGACGCTCAAGGCCTTGGAGGCAGGCTGTCATCCCAAGGAGGTCATCGCGGCGCTTGCCGAGGGCCTGCTTACCCACTACGCCGGCAAGCCGCTCATCGACCCGTATGACATCTATCAGCACCTGATGGACTATTGGGCCGAGACCATGCAGGACGACTGCTACCTGATTGCCGACGACGGCTGGAAGGCCGAGACCACCCGCATCATCGAGAAGGACAAGAAGGGCAAGGAGAGGGATAAGGGATGGACCTGCGACCTCATCCCCAAGGCCCTCATCGTCGCCCGCTACTTCGCCAAGGAGCAGGCGGCCGTCGAGAAACTCGCTGGCGAACTTGAGGGCGTCACCGCCTGCCTCACCGAGATGGAAGAAGAATACGGCATCGAGGATGGGGCGTTCGCCGACCTTGAGAAGGTAAACAAAGCGAACGTCGCCGCCCGGCTGAAGGAGATAGAAGGCGACAAGGACGCGAAAGACGAAGCCGCTGTGCTGAACGACTGGCAGAAGCTCAACACCGAAGAGGCCGACCTCAAGAAACGCCTCAAGGAGGCCGAGGTCGCGCTCGACGCCCAAGCCTACGCTAAGTATCCGAAGCTCACCGAGTCCGACGTCAAGACGCTGGTGGTGGACGACAAGTGGCTCGCGGCGCTCGATGCCGCCATCCACGGCGAGATGGACCGCGTAAGCCAGCAGCTTACCCATCGCGTGAAGGAGCTGGCCGAGCGCTACGAGACTCCGCTGCCGAAGATGGTCGGCCGTGTGGCCGAGCTGGAAGCCAAGGTGAACCGCCACCTGAAGAGGATGGGGTTCACATGGAAGTGAAGGCCGGCTATAAGCAGACCGAGGTGGGGGTAGTTCCGGAAGATTGGGAGGTAAGACCTGTCGGCACAATGGGCGATGTCCGAGCGGGTAAGGCGTTGGCCGCAAGGGGAGCGGGCCAGCAAAGGCCCTATCTCCGCACGAAAAACGTATTCGACGGTCGAATCAATCTGAATGATGTGCTTCGGATGCCGATGACGGAAGCCGACTTTTCACGATATCGCCTCCGACACGGTGACGTTTTGCTGAACGAGGGACAGAGCCTTGAGCTGGTTGGCAGATGTGCAATATACGAGGACGAGTACCCCGAGCCCTGTGCTATCCAGAATCAGCTCGTTCGCTTTCGGGCGCGAGTTGGCGTCTCAGCAGGCTTTGCTGCTCAATTGTTCAGACATTGCCAGAAGAGCGGTGTATTCACCAGAATTGCCCTGCAAACCACCTCTGTAGCGCACCTAGGTGTGAGTCGGTTCCATAGGCTGCAACTGGCGTGGCCTCCTCAAGAGGCCGAGCAAGACGCTATTGCCGAGGCGTTGAGCGACGCGGATGCCCTCATCGAGTCCCTTGAGCAACTTCTCAAGAAGAAACGCCAACTCCAGCAAGGCGCTATGCAGAACTTGCTAACGGGCAAGAAGCGTCTGCCGGGGTTCGAAACCAACCCCGGCTTCAAGCAGACCGAGGTGGGGGCGATTCCGGAAGACTGGGAGGCGAAGAGCCTTGGGGATATCGGCGAATCCTTAATTGGTCTCACCTACAAGCCTACCGACGTCCGGTCCGACGGCATTCTCGTACTCCGGTCCTCGAACATTCAAGAGGGTTCTCTCTGTTTCGATGACAACGTATTCGTCGACATGGAGGTGCCCGAGAGAATCATGGTCAGAGTCGGGGACATTCTCATTTGCGTTCGCAACGGAAGTCGTGAACTCATTGGCAAGTGCGCTCTGCTCGATGAGCATGCCAAGGGCATGACGTTCGGTGCCTTCATGGCCGTCTTTCGGACTCCTGCCTACCGATTTGTTCATCACCAGTTCCAGTCCGCCGTACTCAAGAGGCAGATCCACGAACACCTAGGCGCGACAATCAACCAGATCACCAACAAGAGCCTCAACTCGTTCTCTATTCCCCTTCCACGGCAAAAGGCCGAGCAAGAGGCCATCGCCGAGGCGTTGAGCGACATGGACGGGGAAATCGCCGCGCTGGAGTCGCAGCTCAAGAAAGCCCGCGCGCTCAAACAGGGCATGCTGCAGGAGGTGCTGACCGGGAGGATTCGGCTGGTATGAGCACCGTCGGCCAACCCGAACGTGCCACGCAGAACCGGGTCATCGCCCTGTTCCGCGATGAACTGGGCTACCGCTACCTCGGCGACTGGACCGACCGTAACAGCAACAGCAACGTCGAGGAAGGTCCGCTCTCGGCATGGCTGGCCAAGAGCGGATACGCGGCGGTGCAAATCAGCGTCGCCCTCCACAAGCTTCGCACCGAGGCGGACAGCCACAGTCGCACGCTCTACGGCAACAACCAGGCCGTCTACAAACTGGTGCGTTACGGCGTGCCCGTGAAGGCCGAGGCGGGCCAGGTGACGGAGACGGTTCACCTCTTCAACTGGCAGGAGCCCGAAAAGAACGACTTCGCCATCGCCGAGGAGGTGACGCTGAGGGGGAACCATGACCGGCGGCCAGACATCGTGCTTTATGTGAATGGCATCGCCGTCGGCGTGCTGGAGCTGAAGAATAGTCGTGTGAGCATCGGCGAAGGCATTCGGCAGAACCTTTCGAACCAACAGCCGGAATTCAACGCCTGGTTCTTCAGCACGGTGCAGCTCATCTTCGCCGGCAACGATTCCGAGGGATTGCAGTACGGCACCATCGGAACGCCGGAGAAGTACTTCCTGAAGTGGAAGGAGGACGAGGCGGACGACAGCCGCTTCAAGCTGGACAAGTACCTGCTCAAGATGTGCCGCAAAGACCGGCTGCTGGAGCTGATGCACGACTTCGTACTCTTCGACGGCGGAGTGAAGAAGCTGCCGCGAGTGCACCAGTACTTCGCCATTAAGGCCGCGCAGGAGCATGCGCGCGAGAAGAAGGGCGGCATCATCTGGCACACGCAGGGGAGCGGCAAGAGCATCGTGATGGTGCTGCTGGCGAAGTGGCTCCTGGAGAACAACCCCAACGCCCGCGTCGCCATCATCACCGACCGCGACGAGCTGGACAAGCAGATCGAGCGCGTCTTCACGGAGGCTGGTGAGGCAATCAAGCGGACGGGAAGCGGTCGCGAGCTGATGAGTCTGCTCGGCCAGGCCACGCCGCGTCTCCTCTGCTCACTGGTCCACAAGTTCGGCCGCAAGGACGTGGACGACTTCGACGCCTTCATCAAGGAGATGGAAGCCCATCCGAGCCCGACGGTGGGCGAGGTGTTCGTGTTCGTGGACGAGTGCCACCGCACGCACGACAAGGGTGGGAAGCTGCACCGGGTGATGAAGGCCATGATGCCCAACGCGATATTCATTGGCTTCACCGGAACGCCTTTGCTCGCGAGGGACAGGGCGACGAGCCTGGAGGTCTTCGGCGGCTACATTCACACCTACAAGTTCAGCGAGGGCGTGGAGGACGGGGTCGTGCTCGACCTCGTCTACGAAGCGCGGGACATCGACCAGCGGCTCGGCTCTGAGGACAAGATAGATGCCTGGTTCGAGGCTAAGACCAAGGGGCTGAACGACTGGCAGAAGGACGAGCTGAAGAAGCAGTGGGGCACGATGCAGCACGTGCTCAGCTCCAAGTCACGGATGGAGCGGGTGGTAAGCGACATCGTTTTCGACTTCAGCGTGAAGCCGCGCCTTTCCAGTGAGCGGGGCAACGCCATCCTGGTGGCCTCCAGCATCTTCGATGCGTGCAAGTACTTCGAACTCTTGCAGAAGACGCCCTTCAAGGGTAGATGCGCGGTGGTGACGTCTTACAACCCGCTGGCACGAGACGTCACGCTGGAGGAAACCGGCGCTAACACGGAGACCGACAGGCAGTTCATCTACAACACCTACAACGAGTTGCTGAAGGAAGTCGAAGCCAGGCCGGGAATGACCAAGACGGAAACCTACGAGGAGCGCGCCAAGGCACTGTTCACCAAGGAGCCGGCGAACATGAAGCTGCTGGTGGTGGTGGACAAGCTGCTCACCGGCTTCGACGCGCCCCCTTGCACCTATCTCTACATTGACAAGTCCATGCAGGACCATGGCCTGTTCCAGGCCATCTGCCGCGTCAATCGCCTGGACGGCGAGGACAAGGACTTCGGCTACATCGTCGACTACAAGGACCTGTTCAGGAAGGTGGAGAATGCGATCGCGGTCTACACCTCCGAGCTGGACCGCAGCACGGGCGGCGTGGACCCGGAAGTGCTGCTACAGGACCGGCTCAATAAGGGCAGGGAGCGGCTCGATATCGCGCTGGAGGCCGCCGCCCTGCTGTGCGAGCCGGTCGATCCGCCCAAGGGGGAGCTGGAGTACATCCACTACTTCTGCGGAAACACGGA is a window from the Terriglobia bacterium genome containing:
- a CDS encoding type I restriction-modification system subunit M; the encoded protein is MALKKSELYSSLWASCDELRGGMDASQYKDYVLVLLFIKYVSDKYAGQPYAPITIPPGASFKDMVALKGKSDIGDQINKKIIAPLANANKLSDFPDFNDAAKLGSGKEMVDRLTNLIAIFENPALDFSKNRAEGDDILGDAYEYLMRHFATESGKSKGQFYTPAEVSRIMAQILGIRTAKTSAATTVYDPTCGSGSLLLKVGDAAGTAVTLYGQEKDAATSGLARMNMILHNNPTALVVQGNTLADPKFKDGDTLKTFDYVVANPPFSDKRWSTGLNPLDDPFERFKPFGTPPARQGDYAYLLHIVRSLKSTGRGACILPHGVLFRGNAEADIRRSLVRKGYIKGIIGLPANLFYGTGIPACIVVLDKKDSHARKGIFMIDASGGFMKDGPKNRLRAQDIHKIVDVFNKRLELPKYSRVVSVEEIEKNDFNLNLPRYIDSQTPEDFQDITGHLQGGLPVVDVDALERYWTVCPNLRRSLFKETRPGYLDLGVEKSAIKSAIYEHPEFTTFIGGMNAHFAVWRQASAPTLKALEAGCHPKEVIAALAEGLLTHYAGKPLIDPYDIYQHLMDYWAETMQDDCYLIADDGWKAETTRIIEKDKKGKERDKGWTCDLIPKALIVARYFAKEQAAVEKLAGELEGVTACLTEMEEEYGIEDGAFADLEKVNKANVAARLKEIEGDKDAKDEAAVLNDWQKLNTEEADLKKRLKEAEVALDAQAYAKYPKLTESDVKTLVVDDKWLAALDAAIHGEMDRVSQQLTHRVKELAERYETPLPKMVGRVAELEAKVNRHLKRMGFTWK
- a CDS encoding DUF502 domain-containing protein, whose amino-acid sequence is MNLKQMLLVSLRNKFIAGLIILIPIVITAKALWWLFTYVDGLARPLAQTLAGHELRGIGFALTVAVVLVTGLLFSAGPLRRLLDGLVEVLESVPIVGTVYATIRKVLAGFGSPGSRQAFEKFVFARVAGVLAPGFLTGSFALLRADGTEETYRVVFVPTNHLYIGNILVLRDDEVIPTDVSVEDGIGFVLSAGASPPKRLTETRRGKPPR
- a CDS encoding response regulator: MSLRRWSPLGKRLLFAAALAAAAYAREGSGDAVNQAIVWLPSGVAIAGLWLLGLGEWWVVALYTVVQRLLLGYDLGVTLPAAVGSTAEAVLGVVVLRRLGFETAFARLRDFLILLVAAATAPVASILASWIGRALFWSGAAMPFYSGWGGWWRMNALGVLVVVPAALTWLATPARPLRARRAVQAALVALGIVAAILGLIRLAPVSATGVMLLTVVLPLSLYAGVRFGPRGAASSGALAAIVVAITTSHGLGPYLSISPSERHAAIQVFELMLVAVPLVFGALIAEREAALVTGEHAEELRRSIQQALPDVTYRIRRDGLCVDLFLPAETEEPIPRSRIVGRNVRDFLQPDAAELVDRTIARVLAERAPVTVEYPLLVEGRRRIREARCVPYGDDEILAVVRDITDRKALEEQFRQSQKMEAVGKLAGGVAHDFNNLLMVIFGYADAIAHAVPAEGPIPSHVRAIRRAAERGAGLTRQLLAYSRQQLLCPKDLDLTAVVEQLGDMLRRLIGEDVRLVTCYESGDLWVRVDRSQMEQVILNLVVNARDAMPAGGELRIATSAVDLDASSASAHDGLHEGAYAALSVQDNGTGMTRDVQARAFDPFFTTKDQGKGTGLGLSMVYGIVKQSGGAVWLDSTPDSGTVVWIYLPRVAAPVETARTAESRSIEPVDATVLVVEDEPVVRELARQVLTNAGYRVLQATDGEQAIEVSRRHAGTIDLLVTDVVMPRLGGRELVRRLLAERPDVRVIFMSGYPDDAQGLGELAGPVGDFLQKPFAPSRLVEAARALLALRAVGDGSTVA
- a CDS encoding DUF2339 domain-containing protein is translated as MEALGILFGILVGIVVLFVGPAAIVIAAIAMRRSKETRRLLEDARFSAATLRGDLDKLRHRVQSLESVTAAAPPPAIAPAAAPRPVPPAPAPVAVARSAAVPEAIHARPRAIPVEAPARPVAQAKRAAPAPRTAESWEAVIGGSWSNRIGVALVVIAVAFALGYSMTVMGPSGKAALATGVSLTLLAAGIFLERRERYVFYGRGLIGGGWAALYATAYAVHELQATRIVESATAGFALLLAVGAGMILHSLRYDNQGLTAIAYALAYAAIVLHSISAYTVAAASVLGFGTVLHLLRRRWYVAAFGGLAATYGSLLLWYLRQEAMTAETLRVGLGAVAVNWIVFLVSDFAPEPREAYARRCAALLSFLNALFAASLSFMAWSRFAPGSGWQPLAAFGAAFAVSTAVLRRLGRATVHPVHSAAASALVAVAAGVGLDLTPATWVWLAEAEIVFLIGYALEDTFHRWLGCLLFLVPMAAIVVPEVATRALVPEGGFDLTHLMTTAAACLCFYFTLGRLRAALGEGTEGGIDARISTAFSFGAFALIFLALWVQLPSVWVAPACAVLMLLIFEVSAIRDLADLRVQSYIAALFAAVLALALSAPSKVMAGSVEARVPALIVVAAGLYTLFFRRSRGRALLIEDEERLRPLLAWAGAFLVALLVWLTARPAVVGPAWMVLALLLIEVGVLLEEPHLKLPGYAAIAASLASLAVSNLTATDVVSGWSVRALTVAPCIAATYYVWWRLRALGSNPATRAAAPLDEDFGRVLSYAAALMLGLFVRFEFGLENAALRWSLAMAVLFAIGYLLRDADLRVQAYALGAVVIVRAVGFDFRHATRLMGVDGPLAVAAVGVAAYAVSGYLVRRRLEAAGRTRPPERRALALEARLEARGQDLLWLLAVALAGLYAWRTWAGFGLIVGWAIEGLIATGAGFLAKSPALRYAGLGLLGLGLGMTLYRTFTEFDTIGRIVSFFVLGIVLLVVSFAYTRYREALKRAR